The candidate division KSB1 bacterium genome has a segment encoding these proteins:
- a CDS encoding L-threonylcarbamoyladenylate synthase, translating into MNLVPASPASLQLAAEIIRNGNLVAFPTETVYGLGADALNATACAKIFAAKNRPYFDPLIVHLADLSWLEKLSAQFDERGRRLAEKFWPGPLTLVVPKTDLVPEIVTAGLPSVALRMPNHPLALELLRAAQTPIAAPSANPFGYLSPTTAEHVAEQLGNKIDLILDGGPCPIGVESTILDLTQEKPRLLRPGGLPLEMLEPLVGKIDIYQSDNQRPLAPGLLPSHYAPRTPVMFLNADFKFPADQKAGLLAFQTPIENLPFAKIEILSPAGDLAEAAANLFSCLHRLDRAGLQIIFVEPVPETGLGRAIMDRLRKAAGPRQVE; encoded by the coding sequence ATGAATCTCGTTCCTGCATCCCCGGCTTCCCTTCAACTTGCCGCCGAGATCATTCGCAACGGCAACTTGGTCGCCTTTCCCACCGAAACGGTTTACGGTTTGGGCGCCGATGCCTTGAACGCGACGGCGTGTGCAAAAATTTTTGCGGCGAAAAACCGCCCTTATTTTGATCCGCTCATCGTTCATCTCGCCGATTTGAGCTGGCTCGAAAAATTGTCCGCGCAATTTGACGAACGCGGTCGCCGCCTCGCCGAAAAATTCTGGCCCGGCCCGCTGACGCTGGTTGTTCCCAAAACCGATCTCGTGCCGGAGATTGTCACCGCCGGTTTGCCGAGCGTGGCGCTGCGGATGCCGAATCATCCGCTCGCGCTGGAATTGCTGCGCGCCGCGCAGACCCCGATCGCCGCGCCCAGCGCCAATCCTTTTGGTTATCTCAGCCCCACGACGGCGGAACACGTGGCCGAGCAATTGGGAAACAAAATTGATTTGATATTGGATGGCGGGCCTTGCCCCATCGGTGTGGAGTCTACGATTCTCGATTTGACCCAGGAAAAACCGCGCCTGCTGCGCCCCGGCGGTTTGCCGCTGGAAATGCTCGAGCCCCTCGTCGGCAAGATCGACATTTATCAATCGGACAATCAACGCCCGCTCGCGCCCGGACTATTGCCGAGTCACTATGCGCCGCGCACGCCGGTGATGTTTCTCAACGCGGATTTCAAATTTCCCGCCGATCAAAAAGCCGGCTTGCTGGCTTTTCAAACCCCGATTGAAAATTTGCCCTTTGCAAAAATCGAAATTCTCTCCCCGGCCGGCGACCTGGCGGAAGCTGCTGCAAATTTGTTTTCCTGTTTGCATCGCCTGGATCGAGCCGGCTTGCAGATCATTTTTGTCGAACCGGTTCCGGAAACCGGCCTCGGCAGGGCCATCATGGATCGTTTGCGCAAAGCAGCAGGGCCCCGCCAGGTTGAATAG
- a CDS encoding Gfo/Idh/MocA family oxidoreductase: MEKSHKITMLGTGLIGLFYTMTLHGQRKRDRVHMVYSRSAERAKNFAAEWKIPKHTADLAQAINDPETDCVVIGLPNSLHEEAVSLAAKAGKAILCTKPLARNAAEAKRILDLVEKAGVFHGYLEDLVYTPKMLKSLDSIKKGALGQILWARSRETHPGPHSAWFWDAKEAGGGAMIDLACHCVEIIRNYVGKNIRPVEVMCWADTLVHPIEAEDHGIALIKFATGAMGQFEVSWAFRGGMDLRDEVSGTQGTLWLNHFLRTGFEMFTSGESGGYVAEKSERESGWLFPVGDEVNELGYVHMFADMFEAWDNGRAPMETFYDGYVVNAILDACYKSASTKKWEPVQLEVWRGATQVEKIKAPAQEFEGKILIKRERMPDGVTKYIVKDKQSGEITNVYKQ, translated from the coding sequence ATGGAAAAATCCCACAAAATCACCATGCTGGGCACGGGCTTGATCGGCTTGTTTTACACCATGACGCTGCACGGACAGCGCAAGCGCGACCGCGTGCACATGGTTTATTCGCGCAGCGCCGAGCGCGCGAAAAATTTTGCGGCGGAATGGAAAATTCCAAAGCATACCGCGGATTTGGCCCAAGCCATCAACGATCCGGAAACCGATTGCGTCGTGATCGGTTTGCCCAATTCTTTGCACGAAGAAGCCGTGAGCCTGGCGGCGAAAGCCGGCAAGGCGATTTTATGCACCAAGCCGCTGGCGCGCAACGCGGCGGAGGCGAAACGCATTCTCGACCTCGTCGAAAAAGCCGGCGTGTTTCACGGTTATCTCGAAGATTTGGTTTACACGCCAAAGATGCTGAAGTCGCTCGATTCGATCAAGAAGGGCGCGCTCGGGCAAATTTTGTGGGCGCGATCAAGGGAGACGCATCCCGGCCCGCACAGCGCGTGGTTCTGGGACGCGAAAGAGGCCGGCGGCGGCGCGATGATCGATTTGGCGTGCCACTGCGTGGAGATCATTCGCAATTACGTCGGCAAAAATATTCGGCCGGTGGAAGTGATGTGTTGGGCGGATACACTCGTGCACCCGATTGAGGCGGAAGATCACGGCATCGCCTTGATCAAGTTCGCGACCGGCGCGATGGGACAATTCGAAGTGAGCTGGGCGTTTCGCGGCGGCATGGATTTGCGCGATGAAGTTTCGGGCACGCAGGGCACACTCTGGCTCAATCATTTTCTCCGCACCGGTTTCGAGATGTTCACCAGTGGCGAAAGCGGCGGCTACGTGGCGGAAAAATCCGAGCGCGAAAGCGGCTGGCTTTTTCCGGTGGGCGACGAAGTGAACGAGCTGGGCTACGTGCACATGTTTGCGGATATGTTCGAGGCGTGGGACAACGGCAGGGCGCCGATGGAGACGTTTTACGATGGCTATGTTGTCAATGCCATTCTCGATGCGTGCTACAAATCGGCGTCGACGAAAAAATGGGAGCCGGTTCAGCTCGAAGTTTGGCGCGGGGCAACGCAGGTGGAAAAAATCAAAGCGCCGGCGCAGGAATTCGAAGGAAAAATTCTGATCAAGCGCGAACGCATGCCGGACGGCGTGACGAAATATATTGTCAAAGACAAGCAAAGCGGGGAGATTACGAATGTGTATAAGCAATGA
- a CDS encoding c-type cytochrome → MTFSKERQAMALGVALFLVGACSKQADEALRSFQIHPAFQIELAAKEPVVFDPVDMEFDERGRAFVIEMPGYPFMEEKSRVVLLEDKNADGVYDQRTVFADDLNFADSILPHRGGLLVAAPPHILFIKDTDGDNVADAREILLSGFAVENPQHNLNGLTHGLDGWIYGANGGNSGNVYWPDDSLHRVPLRDDDFRFNLDQKKFERTGRSAGGFGITMDDWGRIFATHNLEHISLLVIPGRYVEGIPSPEGGTRALISDHDENGMARIFPIGVQETRVNHPEQSGYFSGACGVTCYTGGAFPEEFNGNIFVADVVLNLVHQDVIKPNGASLTASRGKDHARKDFLASANRAFRPVNMTVGPDGALYLLDMHRDVIEHPEWIPDEIEKNLDVNAGKTQGRIYRITPRGGLPRVKTEFNRRDLAGVVAKLGHRNKWWRDTAQRLLIEWQDQAAVTLLEKLFADADFPPARLHAMWTLHGLQSLPDAILLKALQDPQPGVRENALILAEDRLATKPEILAAVLNLAADADPRVRLQTALTLSTLEKFSDGAKIHDALFAIAKQDAGDAWTRLALACGAKHQPAALLRRLLAESSWLDAAGARELLAGLAQQVGQRNNPAEISEVLQNLSNATGEIIAATLEGLAAGLENSSSQTPAQPLIAALNSVEEKIPPEAVAAFRASMRVKKAVRLKPSAREAQLLRQAAEVALNSAEPTPRRLEYLDLLEFAEFSQREAALYQLLDPKNPKDMQVAAIKQLGRVGKKSVGEHLLSRWRNLGPEVRAHAGDILLYRAENHDLLLTALEKKEVTLGELNFHLERLRTLLFWSDEKIQRRAQALFNDAGIVTRKEAIENMRPALSLKGDPQAGRDVYRELCAKCHQLGAEGENVGPNLTDIFRKSAESLLQDIVDPNAAVETKYLSHLIRTTDGELITGIVVNETDAEVTLSAEGGTRRTVRRDEIVELSATGISLMPEQLEDGMTPQTMANLLAFLMQAR, encoded by the coding sequence ATGACATTTTCAAAAGAGCGACAAGCGATGGCGCTGGGGGTCGCTCTTTTTCTTGTCGGCGCTTGCAGCAAGCAGGCAGACGAAGCCCTCCGCTCTTTCCAAATTCATCCGGCGTTTCAAATCGAGCTGGCGGCCAAAGAGCCGGTGGTGTTCGATCCCGTGGACATGGAGTTCGACGAGCGCGGCCGCGCTTTCGTCATCGAGATGCCGGGTTACCCTTTTATGGAAGAGAAAAGCCGCGTCGTTTTGCTCGAAGACAAAAACGCCGACGGCGTTTACGATCAACGAACCGTTTTCGCCGATGATCTCAATTTTGCCGACTCGATTCTTCCCCATCGCGGCGGCTTGCTGGTTGCCGCGCCGCCGCACATTTTGTTCATCAAAGATACCGATGGCGATAACGTCGCCGATGCCCGCGAAATTTTGCTGAGCGGTTTCGCTGTTGAGAATCCGCAGCATAACCTCAACGGCTTGACACACGGCCTTGACGGCTGGATTTACGGCGCGAACGGCGGCAATTCCGGCAATGTTTACTGGCCGGATGATTCACTGCACCGCGTGCCGCTGCGCGATGATGATTTCCGTTTCAATTTGGATCAAAAAAAATTCGAGCGCACCGGCAGGTCGGCCGGCGGATTTGGGATCACGATGGATGATTGGGGACGGATTTTCGCCACGCATAATTTGGAGCACATTTCTCTGCTGGTGATTCCCGGCCGCTACGTGGAAGGAATTCCCTCGCCGGAAGGCGGCACCCGCGCGCTGATTTCGGATCACGATGAAAACGGCATGGCGCGGATTTTTCCCATCGGCGTGCAGGAGACGCGCGTCAATCATCCCGAGCAGTCTGGATATTTTTCCGGCGCCTGCGGCGTGACGTGTTACACCGGCGGCGCGTTTCCGGAAGAATTTAACGGCAATATTTTCGTCGCCGATGTGGTGTTGAACCTCGTGCACCAGGATGTGATCAAACCAAACGGCGCGAGCTTGACCGCTTCACGCGGAAAAGACCACGCCCGCAAGGATTTTCTCGCTTCTGCGAACCGCGCCTTTCGTCCGGTGAACATGACGGTCGGACCCGACGGCGCGCTTTATCTGCTCGACATGCACCGCGACGTCATCGAGCATCCCGAATGGATTCCGGACGAAATCGAAAAAAATTTGGACGTGAACGCCGGCAAAACGCAAGGCCGAATTTACCGCATCACCCCGCGCGGTGGCTTGCCACGCGTGAAAACCGAATTCAATCGCCGCGACCTCGCCGGCGTCGTGGCGAAGCTGGGGCATCGCAACAAATGGTGGCGCGACACCGCGCAGCGGCTTTTGATCGAATGGCAGGATCAAGCGGCGGTCACCTTGCTGGAGAAACTTTTTGCGGACGCGGATTTTCCTCCGGCGCGGCTTCATGCAATGTGGACATTGCACGGCTTGCAGTCCCTGCCCGATGCAATTTTGCTGAAGGCTTTGCAAGACCCGCAGCCCGGCGTGCGGGAAAATGCGTTGATCCTTGCTGAAGACAGGCTTGCCACTAAACCGGAAATTCTGGCGGCGGTGTTGAATTTGGCGGCGGATGCTGATCCCCGCGTGCGTCTGCAAACGGCGCTCACGTTGAGCACGCTGGAAAAATTTTCAGATGGCGCGAAAATTCACGACGCTCTTTTTGCCATCGCGAAGCAGGACGCCGGCGATGCGTGGACGCGACTGGCGCTGGCGTGCGGCGCCAAACATCAGCCGGCGGCGTTGCTGCGGAGGTTGTTGGCTGAATCATCCTGGCTCGATGCCGCCGGCGCCAGGGAATTGCTCGCCGGCTTGGCGCAACAGGTTGGGCAAAGAAATAACCCGGCGGAAATCAGCGAAGTTTTGCAAAACCTTTCGAACGCGACCGGTGAAATTATCGCTGCAACGCTCGAGGGGTTGGCGGCAGGTTTGGAAAATTCTTCAAGCCAAACCCCGGCGCAACCTCTCATCGCGGCGCTCAATTCAGTTGAGGAAAAAATTCCACCTGAGGCGGTTGCGGCGTTTCGTGCTTCTATGCGAGTTAAAAAAGCCGTACGGTTGAAACCCAGCGCCAGAGAAGCGCAATTGTTGCGCCAAGCCGCCGAGGTGGCGCTCAATTCTGCCGAACCGACACCGCGGCGACTCGAATACCTTGACCTGCTTGAGTTCGCCGAATTTTCCCAGCGCGAAGCGGCGCTTTATCAACTGCTCGATCCGAAAAATCCCAAAGACATGCAAGTGGCGGCGATCAAACAGTTGGGCCGGGTGGGCAAAAAATCCGTCGGCGAACATCTGTTGTCGAGATGGCGAAATTTGGGACCGGAAGTGCGCGCGCACGCCGGCGACATTCTGCTCTATCGCGCCGAAAACCATGATCTGTTGTTGACGGCGTTGGAGAAAAAAGAGGTGACGCTGGGCGAATTGAATTTTCATCTCGAGCGGCTGCGAACGCTCTTGTTTTGGTCGGATGAGAAGATTCAGCGCCGCGCCCAAGCTTTGTTTAATGATGCCGGAATTGTGACGCGCAAAGAGGCCATTGAGAACATGCGGCCGGCTCTCTCGCTCAAAGGCGATCCGCAAGCCGGGCGGGACGTTTATCGCGAATTGTGTGCGAAGTGCCATCAACTCGGCGCGGAAGGCGAAAACGTTGGGCCGAATCTCACGGATATTTTTCGCAAAAGTGCGGAATCGCTGCTACAAGACATCGTCGACCCGAACGCCGCGGTGGAAACGAAATATCTCAGCCACCTCATCCGCACAACCGACGGCGAATTGATCACCGGCATAGTTGTCAACGAAACCGATGCGGAGGTGACGTTGAGCGCCGAAGGCGGCACGCGCAGAACCGTTCGCCGCGATGAAATTGTCGAGTTGTCGGCCACCGGCATCTCACTGATGCCGGAGCAGCTCGAAGATGGCATGACGCCACAGACGATGGCGAATCTGCTGGCGTTTCTGATGCAGGCAAGATAA
- a CDS encoding sugar phosphate isomerase/epimerase translates to MRRREFLQHSAQFAGGLGLMGFAGQLFSGCSTKPAEPLFKISLAEWSLHKTIFGGQLDNLDFPKAAKNDYGIEAIEFVNQFFKDKAKDTSYLNELKTRAEGEGVRMLLIMCDGEGRLGDPDPAKRTEAVENHYKWADAAKYLGCHSIRVNAASEGSFEEQQKLAADGLARLTEYGANLGLNVIVENHGGLSSSGEWLAGVMKMVNHPRCGTLPDFGNFCVRFEGNPWETPCAEMYDRYKGVQELMPYAKAVSAKSHEFDENGNEIHTDYSRMMKIVLDAGYRGYVGIEYEGPTLSEPDGIRATKKLLEKVREELSHAA, encoded by the coding sequence ATGAGACGTCGCGAGTTTTTGCAGCATTCGGCACAGTTTGCCGGAGGCCTCGGTCTGATGGGTTTTGCCGGGCAGCTTTTTTCAGGCTGCTCGACGAAACCGGCGGAGCCGCTGTTTAAAATTTCCTTGGCCGAATGGTCGCTGCACAAAACCATCTTCGGCGGCCAGCTCGATAACCTTGATTTTCCGAAGGCGGCAAAAAATGATTACGGCATCGAGGCCATCGAGTTTGTCAATCAATTTTTTAAAGACAAGGCGAAGGACACGAGTTACCTGAACGAGCTGAAAACCCGCGCCGAGGGCGAAGGCGTGCGCATGTTGCTGATCATGTGCGACGGCGAGGGCCGTCTGGGCGATCCCGATCCGGCCAAACGCACCGAGGCCGTGGAGAATCATTACAAGTGGGCCGACGCCGCCAAATATCTCGGCTGTCATTCCATCCGTGTCAACGCCGCCAGCGAGGGCAGCTTCGAGGAGCAGCAAAAGCTCGCTGCGGATGGTCTGGCGCGTCTTACCGAATATGGCGCCAATCTCGGCCTCAACGTCATCGTCGAAAATCACGGCGGGCTGTCGAGCAGCGGCGAATGGCTTGCCGGCGTGATGAAGATGGTCAATCATCCGCGCTGCGGCACACTGCCGGATTTCGGCAATTTCTGCGTGCGCTTCGAGGGCAACCCCTGGGAGACGCCGTGCGCCGAAATGTACGATCGTTACAAAGGCGTGCAGGAACTGATGCCGTATGCCAAAGCCGTGAGCGCGAAGTCGCACGAGTTCGATGAAAACGGCAATGAGATTCACACCGATTACAGCCGCATGATGAAAATCGTTTTGGACGCCGGCTATCGCGGCTACGTGGGCATTGAATACGAAGGCCCGACCTTGAGCGAGCCGGACGGCATCCGCGCGACGAAAAAACTGCTCGAAAAAGTTCGCGAGGAGTTGTCGCATGCGGCTTAA